The genomic window CCAGCGGTGAAAGGATCACGATAAACCGCCTCTGTTACGAAATCACCACCAAATACCTTATCTGAATATGTCTTAAATACCGGAAAATAAAACTCTCCCTTATATTTTACTATTATCGGCTTATCATTGGCGACAAGCTCCGCGCATAAGGTAATTACAAACAAAAACAGAAATATCCAAAAACTGATAAAACCACGCTTATTAGCCTTAAATAATTCCAAACGACGGCGAGATAAAGCGGATATACTCATATCCTATACCTCGCAAACCACGCCAAGCTTTTGTCCAGAACATCATCCCAATGACGTATCAAAGCATGGTTGCCACCCTCATAAATTATCAAATCATGCTCCTTACCGAGAGCTGAAAGTTTTTCTGCCATGTCCTGTGACTGAATCATCGGTACGGCTTCATCTTTGGTACCATGCATTAACAATACCGGAGCCGAAACATTTTCTAAATGACAAATCGCTGAGCGTTCTTCTAGTAATTTTTTTGGATTTTCTAGGTAATTAGGAATAATTTTTTTATAAACCTGTTCTTCTAAAATAGGACGGTTATCCGCAGCCTGCCGTAAATCACTTACTCCAGCGATAGAAACTACCGCGTTTACCGACAAACCATCACGCATGGAAAGAATATTCATCATCCCACCACGTGAATGACCAAGCATAAAGATATTCCTGCCGTCCCATGCCGGATTTTTTTTAGCGATTTCAACAAGGTTTAATACATCATTTACATCCGCTCCTCCAAACTCTTCTTTTCCTTCACCACCATCATTTCCCCGATAATTGGAAGCGTAAACAAGATAGCCAGCCCTTGCGAACGGAAGCATAGAGCGCATAACAGAAAGCACCGTAAGCTTACCAAACTCCCTGTTACCGCCACGATTATAAATAAGAATCGGATGGGAACCATTGTTTATTTCCGCAGGAAAAGCGGTAATACCACTTACCTTAAAACCATCACTTTCATAAAAAAACCTTGAGCTTATAACATCGCTAATTTCAAAATATTCTCTACATATCTTATCGTAAAAACTCTCAGGAAGCGGTGAGGGAAACACTCTATTTTCTGTGAGATGCTCCAAACTATGGGGAATAAATTTTTCTGAAGATACAATCAAACCTAAACCTCCCGCCGTTCAAAATCAATTCTTGGATCAATCAGTGTATATACAATATCGCCAATCAGATTAAAAATCAGACCAAGCAGAGTGAAAATAAACAACGTGCCGAATATTACCGGATAATCCCGCCCGACTATCGCCTCATAACCAAGTAAGCCAAGCCCATTAAGCGAAAATATAATCTCTATAAGCAGCGAGCTGGTAAATAATATCCCTAGAAAGGCACTTGGAAAACCAGCGACAATAACCAACATAGCATTGCGGAATACATGACCATATAAAACCTGCTTTTCTGAAAGCCCTTTAGCGCGGGCGGTAAGCACATATTGTTTTTTTATCTCCTCCAAAAAATAATTTTTGGTAAGCATGGTAAGGCTGGCAAAACCACTTATCACCATGGCGATTGTTGGCAACGTTATATGCCAGAAATAGTCCGTTATCTTAGCGAAAAAAGAAAGCTCCCGCCAATTATCAGAGACCAAGCCACGCAGCGGAAACCAACTGAAATAATTACCGCCAGCGAATA from Rickettsiales bacterium includes these protein-coding regions:
- a CDS encoding prolyl oligopeptidase family serine peptidase, producing the protein MIVSSEKFIPHSLEHLTENRVFPSPLPESFYDKICREYFEISDVISSRFFYESDGFKVSGITAFPAEINNGSHPILIYNRGGNREFGKLTVLSVMRSMLPFARAGYLVYASNYRGNDGGEGKEEFGGADVNDVLNLVEIAKKNPAWDGRNIFMLGHSRGGMMNILSMRDGLSVNAVVSIAGVSDLRQAADNRPILEEQVYKKIIPNYLENPKKLLEERSAICHLENVSAPVLLMHGTKDEAVPMIQSQDMAEKLSALGKEHDLIIYEGGNHALIRHWDDVLDKSLAWFARYRI